A window of the Stegostoma tigrinum isolate sSteTig4 unplaced genomic scaffold, sSteTig4.hap1 scaffold_420, whole genome shotgun sequence genome harbors these coding sequences:
- the psenen gene encoding gamma-secretase subunit PEN-2 — protein GFALLPFLWLVNIVWFFREAFLKPQFNEQLQIRKYVKWSAVGLLLWIVALTTWITIYQTFRPEWGAIGDYISFTIPLGIP, from the exons GTGGTTTTGCTCTGCTGCCATTCCTATGGCTGGTCAACATCGTGTGGTTTTTCAGGGAAGCATTCCTGAAACCGCAGTTCAATGAGCAGCTACAGATTAGGAAAT ATGTGAAATGGTCAGCAGTGGGTCTCCTGCTGTGGATTGTGGCTCTCACCACCTGGATAACCATTTACCAGACATTCCGACCGGAGTGGGGAGCCATCGGTGATTATATCTCCTTCACCATTCCCTTGGGGATTCCGTGA